The DNA region gtgtgtgtgtgtgtttgttccacTGCTAGAGTGAACAATAAAAGCTGAGGGCCTGCTCAGGAAATCAAGCTGCGTGCAAGAGGCTCAGACCAGCTGAGGCACCTCGTCCTCCAGCCTGTCCTGTGGTTGCGGGCTGTGTGATacactccaggttcccagctctgggagccgTCACCCACGCTGGcgtgggccttggtgatgcagctgtcgcCCCTCACCCGTATGCCTGTCAGTGACCCCAGGAAAACTCACGTTCACCAAGCAGGCCTTGGTGGGGTACCTACCCGGGTTGCATGTTGAGTGTCCCCAGGAAAAGCCTTGTCACACAGGACCCTTCCCCACCTATTCCCCATTGTGGGACGCACCTCCCCATCTCTGGGAACCCAAAATTGCTCGGCACCTCCAGCCCTGCCAGGGGTCAAGGTGACACCCGCCCCCCAGCCCACGGTACCCCCCACCCTGTCCTTCCAGGCACAGCCAAGGTCCTAAGGGTCCTTGGGGACCCAGCTACGCCCGGCAGGCGCCGGCTCGGGCTGGCACGCGCCCCAGATCTGTCCCCTCCCGGAGGTGGGCAGCCAGTTATTTTTAGCCGGCGGAAGGAGATATAGCTCTGGCTCTCTCTAGACTCGAGAGAGCGGCCCGGCGGAGCCAGCTCTCCgcgacccaggctggcctccacctcgccaccctcctgcctcagcctctccagggcGGGCAGAACAGGCTTGCCTGACCACCCGGGACgtctttctgctcttctctcctcatTCCCTAaccaccctctccctctcttgagtgtgtgtgtggtgttctgtCCGTGTGTCTGCGCACCACGTGCGAGCCGCTCCCACGAGGTGGGGGGAGCGAGCGTCTGGTCCccgggtgctgggagtcaaacctgctCCTCTGACGGCTGAGCGGCCCGCCAGCCCCCTgctgtgtgcacgtgcatgcgtgcgtgcgtgtgtgtgtgtgtgtgtgtgcatgcgtgtgtgtgtgcatgcgtgcgtgcatgtgtgtgcgcgcgagcgtgtgcatgcgtgtgcgtgcgtgtgtgtgtgtgtgtgtgtgtgcgtgcgcgcgcgagCGTTGTGCGCGGTGCAGCAAGGCTTGGGTGGCGGCGAACTCGGCCCTGgcctctcctgtctgtctgtctgtcctccagcAGGCCCACCTCCCACTACTAGGCTTCCTCCCGGAAGCACAGCCTGGCCCCCGCGACGCCCCACAGAGCGAACGCACAGCCACCACGAGGGTTCCCACACTTTATGTGAATTCAGTCCTCGAGGGTCGTGGGCGCGGCCGCTGCGCAGGCGCGCAGGGTCGGGGCGTGAGGTAGCGTCACACGCACGCGCACTCCCGCGCCGACAGCTCCTGCAGCGTGTGGTAGCGGCTGTGCACGTCCAGGAAGGAGACCTCCTCCTCGTAGGCCGTCGGGCGGCAGCAGGGGTGCGCGCGCACCCGCTCCTTGCGCACGCGCCGCCGCTGGCGCAGGCGCCGCAGGCCCAGGTCGTAGATGCGCACGGCCGCCTCGCAGGCGCCTGCGCAGTAGCGGAAGAGCACCGTCTCGTCCGACGTGTAGCCCAGGCCCAGCTCGCTCACGCGCACCTCGAGCTCGCGCAGCCCGCACGGCCGCGCGCCCGACCGCGCCCGCGCGCGCCGGCGTCGGGGGCCCGCTCGGCGGCGCGGGCCGGGGCGCGCGCGGCCCAGGGGGAAAGTTCTCGAAGCTCCACGGCGTCGGGGGCGCCCTGCAGCAGGGCTCGGTCTGGGGcgggaagagggagacagaggattGGGCCGTGAGGGGTGGCTCCGCCCTCCTCATCGCCCTGCGCGTGCGCGCTCCGGTGGAGGGGCGTGGCCACGGCCCCACCGCCTGGTCCCAGCTGTGCCGCGGCCGCCGTCGCTCCCCGCTGCGTCTGCGGTGGCGGGAGCGCCGCTCCGGGGGCCGCCTGACTGCTccgggagttcgaggccagcctaggctacgtgCATGCCTCCCCGTCGTGTGAGGAAGCTTGAGGATGATCAGCGTGGTTCCTCCACCTCGGACCCGCCCCCGCCACGTGACCGCCCCGCCCACGTGACCCGCCCCGCCCACGTCCCGGCCCCCGGGCGGCCCCTCCCCCGGGGGCGGGGCTTACACTGCGCCAGGCGGGCGATGCGCGCGTCCAGGGTGCGTGGCGGGCGTCGCAGCGGGGCGAGCGCGGGTCCCAGGCGGTGGCCCAGCAGCAGGCCCTCCTGGCACATCCAGACCGACAGCAGGGAGCTGCAGACGAGCGACACCAGGGCCGCCGCCTTCCAGCGCCTCATCCTGGGCCTCGGCCTGCGGGGACACGGGGTGGTGGGCGCCCGCGGGCGGGGGGCATGCGGCCGTCTCTGCGGGTGCAGCAGcgggtgcaaaggccctggggctgaTGGCCTCTGGCCGGGCAGGGCGAGTGGCAGCAGCTAGTGACTCCAGCGGGTGGCACTGCGCGGGGAGTGGCCGGGCTCGGACACCCTGCCTCTCGTCTGACCCCGGTCCCTCTCtgcgtgcctcagtttcccccaccaAGCCACACCCGCTCCGGGGAGGCTCCCCATCCCCGCCCTTGGGTGACGCCCCCTCCATCAGGGCACCCGTACTCCCTGCTctctgcacacagtaggtgcctAATAATCAGCGCACCTCcctccacctctgcagccccctgCGGCTCCCCCCCCCGTTTACCCAGCGGCCCCTGCTTCGGCCTGGAGCTCATTTGCATCCGATTTGCATGGCCCCGCCCCAGCCCAGGCCCCCGCCCACCAGGCAGATGCAGGGCGCGTTCATTGAGCCCTAAGTGCGCACCAGGCCCGACGCTGGGCACACAGGAGGCGTCTGTGCCTGTGTtaggctggggaaactgaggcacagaacagGCGTTGGCTTGCTGGCCCTGGCCTCTGACCCCGCCGCTCCCCCCCCCCGTTATTGAACACCAACTGTATACTCTATACTCCCAGGAAACCACGCGTGCGTTTGTCCCCATCTGACATTCGGCGGGGTCAAAAGTCCGGGTCTGGTGACGGCGAAGACCCGGCTGCCGCCcagtagccaaggctagcccgGGGTATCCCGGGCCGAGTGTCAGGGCCTGAGCGCGGCCTGCGGGTGATGGGAACCGAACCGGGGCCTCCGCGCCCAGCGGAGGGAATTAACCTCTTGGCCACGCTCTGCGCGGTGGAGTCTCTGCCCTGGCAAGCCCGCCTCCCGCCCCGGGCCCGGGCCTCGGTTCCCCCCGTGCCTCGGCCCCCACCCCGagcctccatccccccccccgtGCCTCGGTTCCCCGCCCCCGATCCCCCCCGGCCCCTATCCCCCCCCCGGGCCTCGGCCCCCACCCCCGGCCTCGTTCCCCCCCGGCCTCGGTTCCCCCCCGCCTCGGTTCCCCCCCCCCGTACCTCggccccacccccgacccccccGGGCCTCCATCCCCCCCCCGGGCctccatccccccctcccccggccgtgccccccttttcctctctgaaCTATGAGGAAGCGTGATGGCAGAGATGACCGCGGACCCCCAGCCGAGCTCCGAACCCGCGAACAATGGCTCCTCTGTCTGGGGTCACCCGACTGGTTTGTCGGGCACGGAAGGGGGGTGCTGGGGGTGACGTCGTCGGTACGCAGAGGCTCCTGGATGGGGCCCAGCGGCCACCGCATCCTCCTGCCCTTCcccgggcctcagtttccccgtctgCAGTGGTGTCCAGCGGGGGTGCGCGTGACCCGGGGCGCCATGGCGCTCAGCCTCCTCGCGCCTCCACGACCCCTAGGCTCTcgcgtagcccaggctggcctccaactatgtagctgaggatgaccctgcactcctgaccctcctgagtgctggggtgacgtGCCCCCGCTTCCGGTTGGGGGGATGGTGTCTTCAGTCCTGCTTTAGGCAGAGTCCgcgcctcagtttccccatccgcACTGGCAGTTTTTTCCCAGGCTgcgggggaaactgaggcctcctGGAGCTCGGGTCCTCACCTCCCTCCGAAGGCCCCCACCCGCCGGCGGGACGCACATCTGGGGGCAAAGCAACAACATGTGCGGAGCACAGCTGGTTCCGATGAGCCGTGGGGGCCCCGGCCCAGGGTGGCCTTCGGGGCTCGGTGGGCTGCGGGGCACAGCCGCCCCCTCCCAGCCGCCCTCCCGTCCCCGGCGCGGGGGATGGGCGAGGACTCCAGGGCCGCTGCGCCCCTGAGCCAGGCCTGGTTTGTTCAGACTCCTGCTCGTACCTCAGAGCCCCGATTCCAGTGTGTCCCCGCGCCCCCCTTTCCAGAGAGTTCATCTCATTCTGTGTGGTCTGCGGGAGCACACCCGcagcgtgcgcgcgcgcgcaggtcGGAGGGCAACCCTGGAGTCAGTTCTGTGGGTTCGGGTGGCGGATGTCAGCTTAGCCACTCCGTCCCGCTCCGCGTCGCACGGCAGAGGGGTGTAAacggggaggagggggctgggcgACTCGGCGACCTCCGCTGGGAGCCCCCACGCGCACCCGGCGCACGCAGGACCAGAGAGGGGCACGGTCCCCGCAGGACACACAGCACCGCGCGCGGCTCCGGGGCCGGCGGTGCGCATGCCCCGCGGATAACCGGATCAGGCTAATGCGGGCTGAGCCGCTGGCGCGGGGCGCAAGGGCGGCTGGGAGCCCCCACCCCCGAGTCCTGACCATCTGGCttggaagggaaactgaggccggcAACCCCTCCTTCCCAAATCCAAAGTCTGGTCTCAGGTCCTAGATGAGGGTGTCGGTTctccgagcctcagtttccccagaccGGAGACGGGAGCCTGCGTCCCCGGAGCTGCTTTTTCCTCGTGAATTCTCTTCATTACTTTAAATATGCGTGTTTGCGCCAGGCGGGCCGGGCGCAGGGGCGCTGACCCCTGTCGCGGGGGTCACCGGCAGCAGGGGCCCCAGGGAGAGCCCTGCCTTGCCCTCGTTGGCTTGTTGCTAACATTTCCCTGCGCCTCTTCTCGTTTGAGtcggtgtagcccaggctggaccctgTGTAGCCGAGGCTGACCCTGAGCCTCCAGCTCCTGAGTAGCTGTGATGACAGGCCTAAGGCGCCACACCTGCTCCCCATGCTTCCTTCCCTGCCAGCCTTCCGGAACATTCTCTCCCCAGCCGTCACCGGGTCACCCCGACTGTCCCCACACGAGCCGAGGTTTCCCCCACTTGGAGAACTTGTGCCCATCCCGCCCAGCCCCAGCTGCAGCgcccctcctccaggaagtcttccCGGAGCCTCCCACCTCGCCCGAGTCCCCGTCACAGGTCCCCGGGTCGGGGGAGGCCGGTGTGGCCGCGTCTAAGGACAGTGCCCATGGGCACACATGTGTCGGAgcatctctggcttctgtgctTTGGTGCCGGgctcagtttgtttgtttgttattttgttccgAGAACAGGATGGTGGTATTTCGGGGCAGGATGCCCGGCTGGGGGGTGTCCTGCTGAGGAGGGGGTGCTCGGCTGAGGGGATACCAGGCCGGGGAGGGATGCCCAGCTGAGTGGGGGTGCCCGATTGAGGGGGGTGCCTAGCCGAGTGGGGGTATCCGGCTGGGGGATGCCCTGCTGAGGGGGGATGCCTGGCTGAGGGATTGAATGGCTGGGGGGTGCCCTGCTTTGAGGGATGCCCTGCTGACGGGGTGCCCGATTGAGGGGGGTGCCTGCTGGGGTTTGTCCTGCTGACGGGGGTGCTCAGCAGAGGGGGTGCCTAGCTGAGTGGGGGTATCCAGCTGGGGGGATATCCGGCTGGGGAGGGATGCCCTGCAGAGGGGGGTGCCCTGCAGAGGGGGGGTGCCCGGCTTGGGGGGGGACGTTTGTTTCCCCTCCACGGCCAGCCCTTTGTGGTTGCCTAGGTGTTTGGAGCCGGCTGGGGACCCGGGACCCTCAGAAGTGCCCGGATGAAAGCGCGGGAGGGGTTGTCCGGCCCGGGGCGAGGGGCTGGGGTGAGACGAGCTGGTCAGGCTGGAATCCGCCCGCCACTGACATCCTGCCCGTCACGCCCCATGGGGCTTCCTCAGCCCGGGGCGCTGACACACAAAGGGTGTCCCACAACATCAGGGATGTGAGGCCTGGCGAAGGAGGCGGGACGGAAACCCAGGGGTCCAGTGCCCAGCACAGCCCCCTCCCCGCACACCCAGTGGGCCAGGCAGATGGCAACCCCCTACGGCCCCCAAATCCGCATCTCAGCATCCAGCCCGGGCTTCACGACTTCTGCCTCCAGTCCCACCTGAAGTCTGCCCACTCTGCGGCACCCCTGGGCCTGGTGACTTCTCACCCATGAACCGAATTATCTGGGGATAATCTGGAGCAAGAACTCGGAAAGTGGGGAACACACACCCCGTTTCCAATCTGAGCTTTGCCCTTAAGGGACCCCCCTCCTCCAAAGAGCCCCACGCCCTCTTGTGGCTGAACAGCGACTCAGGAGCCCAGCGGCCCGGCCCTTACCGGGGAGGACACGGTGTCCCCGGGCGCGCAGGGAACGCGCCCCTGACGTGTTTACTTCTGTGCGCCGCGGGGCTGTGCGCGGCCAGGTCCCCTCCTGGGGTTCACGGAGACCTCGATGTCccccctccatcctccctgcCTGACGGAGCGCTCACAGGGGTCCGGGGGTCCAGCAGCTCAGCACGGGAACTGGGGGCGCAGGAGCCGGGAGCGCGCCCCGTCGGGTACCCCGCGGTGACCCGGGAGGGGGTCCTTGGggactccccgccccccccccgcactgCACCCCGGGACTCAGCTTACCTGCCGGGAGCTCCAGATGACCCGGTCAGTGGTGACTCCTCTGGCCATCCGAGCCCGGCCCGGCCCCAGCCACCGCGTGCGCCATCCGGATCGCGGGGACCCGAGGCGACCCGGGGACCCCGTGCCGGAGGAGGCCACCGCGCAGAGTGCGGGACGCGGGCCGGGCCATGGGGTTTCCccccctgtcctctctctttctgGCTTCCCGGGGCTCGCCGGGCTCGGTACACCCCGGGACGGCGCGCGTGGGAGGCTGGAGCACGCTCGGGACGCGGGGCCACGCGGGGAGCGTGGGGCGCACGGACGGAGCCACCGCGCGCTCTCCCTCCGCTCCCGCCGCGCACCGCTCAGGCCGGCAGGGTTGGAGGGGGCGTGGCCTTCCCGGAGGCGTGGACGTGGGCGTGGCGTAGGGTTTCCCGGGCTCGGGAGCCGCCCTCATCCCGCCCACAGCCGGAGGGGCGCGCCGGGAGAGCAGGTGGCAGGAACGCGGGAGGCCCTAGACGGCCGCAGGGATCGAGCGATCGACTCTCCCGGGACTCTCCTTCATCCGAGACTTTGCGCCCCGAATCGAGTCCGCACTGACTTTGCGCACCCCTTCCCCATGTCCCCAGCTCTCCACCTAGACCCCCTAAGACTATCCACGAGGAGGAAACCCTCGAGCATCGGATCCCCCCCAAATTGCTGTCTCCAATGCTCTGTGGCCATCGAAGTTGAAACCTCGAGTCCCAAGATGCCCCG from Peromyscus leucopus breed LL Stock chromosome 22, UCI_PerLeu_2.1, whole genome shotgun sequence includes:
- the Nrtn gene encoding LOW QUALITY PROTEIN: neurturin (The sequence of the model RefSeq protein was modified relative to this genomic sequence to represent the inferred CDS: inserted 1 base in 1 codon) codes for the protein MRRWKAAALVSLVCSSLLSVWMCQEGLLLGHRLGPALAPLRRPPRTLDARIARLAQYRALLQGAPDAVELRELSPWAARXPGPRRRAGPRRRRARARSGARPCGLRELEVRVSELGLGYTSDETVLFRYCAGACEAAVRIYDLGLRRLRQRRRVRKERVRAHPCCRPTAYEEEVSFLDVHSRYHTLQELSARECACV
- the LOC114688889 gene encoding collagen alpha-2(I) chain-like, translated to MRKRDGRDDRGPPAELRTREQWLLCLGSPDWFVGHGRGVLGVTSSVRRGSWMGPSGHRILLPFPGPQFPRLQWCPAGVRVTRGAMALSLLAPPRPLGSRAAGETEASWSSGPHLPPKAPTRRRDAHLGAKQQHVRSTAGSDEPWGPRPRVAFGARWAAGHSRPLPAALPSPARGMGEDSRAAAPLSQAWFVQTPARTSEPRFQCVPAPPFPESSSHSVWSAGAHPQRARARRSEGNPGVSSVGSGGGCQLSHSVPLRVARQRGVNGEEGAGRLGDLRWEPPRAPGARRTREGHGPRRTHSTARGSGAGAFRNILSPAVTGSPRLSPHEPRFPPLGELVPIPPSPSCSAPPPGSLPGASHLARVPVTGPRVGGGVWSRLGTRDPQKCPDESAGGVVRPGARGWGETSWSGWNPPATDILPVTPHGASSARGADTQRVSHNIRDVRPGEGGGTETQGSSAQHSPLPAHPVGQADGNPLRPPNPHLSIQPGLHDFCLQSHLKSAHSAAPLGLGPPSSKEPHALLWLNSDSGAQRPGPYRGGHGVPGRAGNAPLTCLLLCAAGLCAARSPPGVHGDLDVPPPSSLPDGALTGVRGSSSSARELGAQEPGARPVGYPAVTREGVLGDSPPPPRTAPRDSAYLPGAPDDPVSGDSSGHPSPARPQPPRAPSGSRGPEATRGPRAGGGHRAECGTRAGPWGFPPCPLSFWLPGARRARYTPGRRAWEAGARSGRGATRGAWGARTEPPRALPPLPPRTAQAGRVGGGVAFPEAWTWAWRRVSRAREPPSSRPQPEGRAGRAGGRNAGGPRRPQGSSDRLSRDSPSSETLRPESSPH